In one Massilia endophytica genomic region, the following are encoded:
- a CDS encoding cache domain-containing protein, whose product MIALSARSLLLAGLLAGASFTASAVETVTKPEAETMVRKAVAYLKAHGRENTFAEVNKKDGQFVDRDLYIVVYGLDATVHAHGANARMVGKNLMEIKDVDGKAFVKERVTMAQKKVPFWQEYKFTNPVSGKIEPKAMYCIPEEDLVVCGGVYLK is encoded by the coding sequence ATGATTGCACTTTCTGCACGCAGCCTGCTGCTTGCCGGCCTCCTGGCCGGCGCTTCCTTCACTGCCTCCGCAGTGGAAACCGTCACCAAGCCCGAAGCCGAGACCATGGTGCGCAAGGCCGTCGCCTACCTCAAGGCCCATGGCCGCGAGAACACCTTCGCTGAAGTGAACAAGAAGGACGGCCAGTTCGTGGACCGCGATCTCTATATCGTGGTCTACGGCCTGGATGCCACCGTTCACGCCCATGGCGCCAACGCGCGCATGGTCGGCAAGAACCTCATGGAGATCAAGGACGTGGACGGCAAGGCCTTCGTCAAGGAACGCGTCACCATGGCGCAGAAGAAGGTGCCGTTCTGGCAGGAGTACAAATTCACCAACCCGGTCAGCGGGAAGATCGAGCCGAAGGCCATGTACTGCATTCCGGAAGAGGATCTCGTGGTGTGCGGCGGCGTCTATCTGAAGTAA
- a CDS encoding SlyX family protein, with translation MSSEDRFIDIEIKLAHQEDMVESLNQRIYEQQKQIDKLESMLHALAEHMRTRDASQQPINERPPHY, from the coding sequence GTGAGCAGTGAAGACCGTTTCATCGACATCGAAATCAAGCTGGCGCACCAGGAAGACATGGTCGAATCCCTGAACCAGCGCATCTACGAACAGCAAAAGCAGATCGACAAGCTGGAATCCATGCTGCATGCCCTGGCCGAACATATGCGCACGCGCGACGCGTCGCAGCAGCCGATCAACGAGCGTCCGCCGCATTACTGA
- a CDS encoding GtrA family protein, with protein sequence MSRSLPASAAASISLRSGIAFILVGGCATALHYLTAFACVVLFAVPVLAASGIGFVLSAAANYLANARFTFRSAAAHRSAAPRFAIVACSGLALNSILLAQGMAAGLGAVPAQILATIGVLIWNYLASALWTFRRRRQ encoded by the coding sequence ATGTCCCGATCCCTGCCCGCCAGCGCCGCAGCCAGCATCTCCCTCCGCAGCGGCATCGCCTTCATCCTGGTGGGAGGCTGCGCCACCGCGCTTCACTACCTGACCGCCTTCGCCTGCGTGGTCCTGTTTGCCGTGCCGGTGCTTGCCGCATCCGGCATTGGTTTCGTGCTGAGCGCCGCCGCCAACTACCTGGCCAACGCCCGCTTCACCTTCCGTAGCGCCGCCGCCCACCGCAGCGCCGCTCCACGCTTCGCCATTGTGGCGTGCAGCGGGCTGGCGCTGAACAGCATTCTCCTCGCGCAGGGCATGGCCGCAGGACTGGGCGCCGTACCCGCGCAGATCCTCGCCACCATTGGAGTCCTGATATGGAACTACTTGGCCAGCGCACTCTGGACCTTCCGCCGCCGCAGGCAGTAA
- a CDS encoding glycosyltransferase family 2 protein, which translates to MELLGQRTLDLPPPQAVRDCPRLSLVLPCFNEEEVLPETARQLSALVQRLLAEGSIAPGSAICFVDDGSSDRTWVRISQLAEDYPALCGIKLSANRGHQNALLCGLLTAPGDVLVSLDADLQDDLRAIPAMLKAYREGSDIVFGVRSSRVKDSFFKRATAQGYYRLLAALGVRIVYNHADYRLMSRRALEALREYGETHLFLRGLVLQLGFRTATVPYERAARFAGTSKYPLAKMLALAWQGVTSFSAYPLRLITGAGAIVSAGSIGLAAWALAIRLFTDQALPGWASVVIPMYFLGGIQLLGLGVIGEYLAKVYEASKQRPRFHVEKLCGRTFERGGER; encoded by the coding sequence ATGGAACTACTTGGCCAGCGCACTCTGGACCTTCCGCCGCCGCAGGCAGTAAGGGATTGTCCAAGACTCAGCCTCGTCCTCCCCTGCTTCAACGAGGAAGAAGTGCTGCCGGAAACGGCGCGCCAGCTCTCGGCCCTGGTGCAGCGGCTGCTGGCCGAAGGCAGCATCGCGCCCGGCAGCGCCATCTGCTTCGTGGACGACGGCAGCAGCGACCGCACCTGGGTCCGCATCTCCCAGCTGGCCGAGGACTATCCCGCTCTCTGCGGCATCAAGCTCAGTGCCAACCGGGGACACCAGAACGCCCTCCTGTGCGGCCTGCTGACCGCGCCCGGCGACGTGCTGGTGAGCCTGGACGCGGACCTGCAGGACGATCTGCGCGCCATCCCGGCCATGCTCAAGGCCTACCGCGAGGGCAGCGACATTGTGTTCGGAGTGCGCAGCAGCCGCGTGAAGGACAGCTTCTTCAAGCGGGCCACGGCGCAAGGCTACTACCGCCTGCTGGCCGCGCTGGGCGTGCGCATCGTCTACAACCACGCCGACTACCGGCTCATGAGCCGCCGCGCCCTGGAGGCGCTGCGCGAATACGGCGAAACCCATCTCTTCCTGCGCGGGCTGGTCCTGCAGCTTGGCTTCCGCACGGCCACCGTGCCGTACGAACGGGCTGCGCGCTTCGCAGGCACGTCGAAATATCCGCTGGCGAAGATGCTGGCGCTGGCATGGCAGGGCGTCACCTCATTCTCCGCCTATCCCCTGCGCCTGATCACCGGTGCGGGAGCCATCGTTTCCGCGGGCAGCATCGGGCTGGCCGCGTGGGCGCTGGCGATCCGCCTATTCACCGACCAGGCCCTGCCCGGCTGGGCTTCTGTCGTTATTCCGATGTACTTCCTGGGCGGTATCCAGCTGCTGGGGCTTGGCGTCATCGGCGAATACCTCGCAAAGGTCTACGAAGCGTCCAAGCAGCGGCCCCGCTTCCACGTCGAGAAGCTGTGCGGCCGCACCTTCGAGCGCGGCGGGGAGCGATGA
- a CDS encoding glycosyltransferase family 39 protein, translated as MRHALPAGLLSLLALYLFLSAPTNADFWWYDASRHAMNGVFLRDLLLEGGWRAPIDFARAYYAQYPAINVGFYPPFFYLSSVPLLALFGASHAVSQAAVALYALLAGLGAYALCRRAMDRGAALAAAAILLTFPATALWARQVQLDVPALALLLAGAACLAAHLEDGAMRWLWAAAAFLGLAVLTRVQAMLALPLLLYLLLRPYPGRPPLKRRLAAVALAAVLAAPAFAMALWFSMENQALATATPGMPALASFENWTWYAARLPQALGWPAAAFIACCLPLVLARRSMAPAMRVGWLMAGVAWLFYTVVSNKDPRFNLPGYAFLFLAVAMTAWSCKPALARASLWLLLAVQLAQLAMAAVPVAAGYADAARAVQAAAPKKATVLVSAHRDGSFIYALRTLGQRRDIGVRRADKLFVDITIMRELGIRDRGLDRHAILALLDKEKVDILVVQPGYLGDQPTMREFEALLADRSLFAPIAAIPLSGQLDRSERQLLLFRRLHRP; from the coding sequence ATGAGGCACGCGCTGCCCGCAGGGCTGCTCTCGCTGCTGGCGCTCTATCTGTTCCTGAGCGCTCCCACCAATGCGGACTTCTGGTGGTACGACGCATCGCGCCATGCCATGAACGGCGTCTTCCTGCGCGACCTGCTCCTCGAAGGCGGCTGGCGCGCGCCCATCGATTTCGCCCGCGCCTACTATGCGCAGTACCCGGCCATCAACGTCGGCTTCTATCCCCCGTTCTTCTATCTCAGCTCCGTGCCCTTGCTGGCGCTGTTCGGCGCCAGCCACGCCGTGTCGCAGGCCGCTGTGGCGCTGTATGCGCTGCTCGCAGGGCTCGGCGCCTACGCCCTGTGCCGCCGCGCCATGGACCGGGGCGCGGCGCTGGCCGCCGCCGCCATCCTCCTCACCTTCCCGGCCACGGCCCTGTGGGCACGGCAGGTGCAGCTCGATGTTCCGGCGCTGGCCCTGCTGCTTGCGGGGGCCGCCTGCCTGGCTGCCCACCTTGAAGATGGCGCCATGCGATGGCTGTGGGCAGCGGCAGCCTTCCTCGGGCTGGCCGTGCTCACGCGCGTGCAGGCCATGCTTGCCTTGCCCCTGCTTCTGTATCTTCTGCTGCGCCCCTATCCCGGAAGGCCGCCGCTCAAGCGCCGGCTGGCGGCCGTGGCGCTCGCGGCTGTGCTCGCGGCGCCCGCCTTCGCCATGGCGCTCTGGTTCAGCATGGAGAATCAGGCGCTGGCGACGGCGACCCCGGGCATGCCTGCGCTGGCAAGCTTCGAGAACTGGACGTGGTATGCCGCACGTCTGCCGCAGGCGCTTGGCTGGCCCGCCGCTGCCTTCATCGCCTGCTGCCTGCCCCTGGTCCTGGCGCGCAGGAGCATGGCGCCGGCGATGCGCGTGGGCTGGCTGATGGCGGGCGTGGCCTGGCTCTTCTACACCGTCGTATCGAACAAGGACCCGCGCTTCAACCTGCCGGGCTACGCCTTCCTTTTCCTCGCCGTGGCGATGACGGCATGGTCCTGCAAGCCCGCGCTGGCCAGGGCTTCGCTCTGGCTGCTGCTCGCCGTTCAGCTCGCGCAGCTCGCCATGGCCGCCGTGCCCGTTGCGGCGGGCTATGCGGATGCGGCAAGGGCGGTGCAGGCCGCCGCCCCGAAAAAAGCGACGGTGCTGGTCTCGGCGCATCGCGACGGCAGCTTCATCTACGCCCTGCGCACGCTCGGCCAGCGCCGCGACATCGGTGTGCGGCGGGCGGACAAGCTCTTTGTGGATATCACGATCATGCGCGAACTGGGCATCCGCGACCGTGGGCTGGACCGCCATGCCATCCTCGCCCTGCTGGACAAGGAAAAGGTGGATATTCTCGTCGTCCAGCCGGGCTATCTGGGCGACCAGCCTACAATGCGCGAGTTCGAAGCGCTGCTGGCCGACCGCAGCCTGTTTGCGCCCATCGCCGCAATTCCCCTGAGCGGCCAGCTTGACCGGAGCGAACGGCAGCTGCTCCTTTTCCGCCGCCTTCATCGCCCATAG